Genomic segment of Kibdelosporangium phytohabitans:
CCGGGTACTTCACGCGCAGGCGGCTGCCGACCGGTGCGGACCAGATCGTGGCAGGCCCGGGGAGCAAACCGTTGCTGCTGGCGCTGAACCTGGTCGTGCCGGGCGACGTCATCGTGCCGAAACCCGCGTGGGACACGTACGCGCCGCAGGCCGGCCTCGCGGGCAAGAAGGTCTTCCGCGTACCGATCCCGCCGCAGGCGGGCGGCGTACCGGACCCGGTCGCCCTGCGGGACACGATCATCGCGGCGCGGGCGCTGGGCCGTGATCCGCGGATCGTGGTCCTCACCCTGCCGGACAACCCGACCGGCACGCTGGCGGCACCGGACCTCGTCAGGGAGATCTGCCTGATCGCCGAGCAGGAGGACCTGCTGATCGTCTCCGACGAGATCCACCGCGACCTGCTGCACGACCCCGGGACGCGGATGGCGGGCCCGGCGGAGTTCGCGCCGTCGCGAACCGTCGTCACCACCGGCCTTTCCAAGAACCTCGCGCTGGGCGGCTGGCGGGTCGGCGTGGCCAGGTTCCCCGACGGGGCCTGGGGCAGGCGGATCCGTGACGGTGTGATCGCCTTCGCGGGCGAGGTGTGGTCCACTGTGGCCGGACCGGTGCAACGAGCGGCCGAGTACGCCTTCGCCGAGCCGCCGGAGATCCGCCGCCGCCTCGCGGACAGCGCCCGGTTGCACGGCTCGGTGGCCCGCGCGGTGCACCGGATCATGGTCGGCGCGGGCGCGGTGTGCCGTCCTCCGGTCGGCGCTTTCCACCTGTACCCCGACTTCTCGCCGGTTGGTGACAAGCTCGCCGCCCGCGGGGTCACGGATTCGGCGTCGCTGAGCCGTCAGCTGTTGGACGAGCACGGGATCGTGGTGCTGGCTGGGCATTTGCTCGGTGACGACGAGGACGCGCTGCGGTTCAAGGCTTCCATGAGCACGCTGTACGGCGACACGGCCGAGTTGCGGCAGCTGGCGCTCGACTCGCCGGACCCGGCCGGGCTGCCGCATGTGAGTGACTTGCTCACCAGAATTGGCGAGTCGTTCGAAAAGTTGTGCGGCTGACCGGTTCGATATGTTTCTCGTTCATTTCTGACGGTTATCACCCCCTCGTCATGAACTTTCGGCATGCCCCTTGCCAGCGCCGCCCGCCCAGCTATATTTAGCGTCACTATCTAGTTGCTTCAGGGAGTGGCGCTCATTCGGGAGGCTGAGGCAATGCAGGGTTTCAGTTTCGACGTCGTGTCCGCGGTCATCGCGTACGGGGTGTCCGTCGTCGGCTCGGCGTTGGGCTTGCTGTGCACGTCACGGGCCCGCGCGGCCGAAGGGCGCGCCAGGGCGAGGTGGCTGGGGCTGGCCGCGACGTCCATTGGCGGTACCGGTATCTGGGTCATGCACTTCATTGCCATGCTCGGTTCGGAAGTACACGGAACACCGTTGCGATATGACGCGACAACGACCTTTTTAAGCATGGTTCTGGCGATACTCGTGGTCGCCGTCGGGCTGTTCACCGTCGGGTTCAAAGCCGGGACTGGGTGGCTTTTGGTCGGCGGTGCGGCCACGGGTGCCGGCGTGGCGATCATGCATTACGTCGGAATGGCCGCGATCAACCTGTACGGCGAGGTCCACTACGACCCGCTCCTGGTGCTGCTCTCCGTGGTGATCGCCATCGTGGCGGCGACGGCGGCGTTGTGGGCCACGGTGAACATCCGGGCGTTCGGGGCGATCGTGCTGGCGTCGCTGATCATGGGTGTCGCCGTCAACGGCATGCACCACGTGGGGATGGCGGCGGCCCAGGTCATGCCGGACATGGCGGCGGGCGCGCTGCACGGGATGAACGGGCGGGACCTGTTGCTGCCCTTGATCGTCGGGATCAGCTTCATCACCGTCATGACGCTCGCGATCGTCACGCTTTCGCCCAATCCCAAGGAGATCGCGGAGGAACGCGCGTTGCAGGCGCGGATCGCCCACGCCGACGGGACGCGGCCCAGCTTC
This window contains:
- a CDS encoding MHYT domain-containing protein — protein: MQGFSFDVVSAVIAYGVSVVGSALGLLCTSRARAAEGRARARWLGLAATSIGGTGIWVMHFIAMLGSEVHGTPLRYDATTTFLSMVLAILVVAVGLFTVGFKAGTGWLLVGGAATGAGVAIMHYVGMAAINLYGEVHYDPLLVLLSVVIAIVAATAALWATVNIRAFGAIVLASLIMGVAVNGMHHVGMAAAQVMPDMAAGALHGMNGRDLLLPLIVGISFITVMTLAIVTLSPNPKEIAEERALQARIAHADGTRPSFH
- a CDS encoding pyridoxal phosphate-dependent aminotransferase, whose amino-acid sequence is MADWRVSPGLALDEMVAERLARGESIVHLGVDEVRLPAFDPLVEHLVAGADRTSHGPVAGSRALREAAAGYFTRRRLPTGADQIVAGPGSKPLLLALNLVVPGDVIVPKPAWDTYAPQAGLAGKKVFRVPIPPQAGGVPDPVALRDTIIAARALGRDPRIVVLTLPDNPTGTLAAPDLVREICLIAEQEDLLIVSDEIHRDLLHDPGTRMAGPAEFAPSRTVVTTGLSKNLALGGWRVGVARFPDGAWGRRIRDGVIAFAGEVWSTVAGPVQRAAEYAFAEPPEIRRRLADSARLHGSVARAVHRIMVGAGAVCRPPVGAFHLYPDFSPVGDKLAARGVTDSASLSRQLLDEHGIVVLAGHLLGDDEDALRFKASMSTLYGDTAELRQLALDSPDPAGLPHVSDLLTRIGESFEKLCG